CCGGCACCGACTGCCGTCGGCGTGCCCGGCCACTCCGGTTCGGGCGAAGCCGCCGCCCCGAAGATCCGCACCATCCGCAGCGGCTCGAACGCCAAGGACGCGGGCAAGGACAAGCTGCCCAAGGCGGTGACGGTCAGCCTGCCGGCCGGCGCCATCCTCTCGGGGGTGCTGGTCACCGGCATGGACGCCCCAACGGGCAGCAAGGCCCAGAAAGACCCCTATCCCAGCCTGGTGCGGATCAAGAGCGAGGCGATCCTGCCCAACCGCTTCCGCGCCGACTTCCGCGAGTGTTTCGTCATCGCCGCCGGCTGGGGCGAGCGCAGCTCGGAGCGCGCCTACATGCGCGCGGAGCGGTTGTCGTGCGTGCGCAACGACGGAGCCGTCCTCGAGACCACCCTGGATGCCTACGTGACCGGCGAGGACGGCAAGGCCGGCATCCGCGGGCGGCTGGTCAGCAAGCAGGGCCAGTTGCTGTCCCGTGCGCTGCTGGCCGGGTTCGCCGAAGGGATTTCTTCCGCCTTCGATGTCCGCCAGGTGCCCTCGATCAGTGTCACCCGCGGCGGCGATGGCGACTCGGGCAAGGTCTCCAGTCCCGTCTACGAGCAGGCGCTCGATGCCAATGCGATGCAGGGGGCCGCGGTGCGCGGTGTCGGCAGCGCCCTGGAGCGTCTGGCCGATTACTACATGGACATGGCCGAGGAGATGTTCCCGGTGATCGAGATCGATGCCATGCGCGAAGTCAACTTCATCATCAAGAAAGGCCTGTCGGCCCAGTTCGACGAAAGCACCCTGAAACTCAGCTCTGCCAAGTGAGGAAGACTCAAATGACCCAGAAGATTGTTGTCCTGCTGGCGCTGGTCGGCGCGATTACCGGCTGTTCCAGCCTCAAGATCGGCGAGGAGGAATACAGCTGCAAGGGCATGCCCGAAGGCGCCACCTGCATGTCCGCCCGGGAGGTGTATGCGGCCACCGACGGCGGCGCCTACAAGACGGTGCTGCGCCAGGAGCAGGACAAGGGCACTGCGAAGAAAGGCAAGGACAAGGAGAAGGAGGGCAAGGAGGGCGAGCCGGAAACCCGTGTGCTGTTCGCCGAGGGCGCCGACAACACGCCGCTGCCCATGCGCGTGCGCAGCCCGTTGCCGATCCGCAGCCAGGCGGTGGTCATGCGCATCGCCGTCGACCCATGGGAGGACGACAACGGGGATCTGTACGTGCCGGGGTTCGTCTACACCGAGATCGAGGCGCGGCGCTGGGAAATCGGTACCCGCAATCCCCAGGTGATCCCGTCACTGCGCCCTCTGTCGGTCCAGAAGTGAACCTGAGAGCCGTGGAGTCCGAGTACAGCACTTCGCTGTCTCGGTCACGCTCGAGTTCGGTGATGCGTGCGATCACGCCCATGGTCATTTTGCCTGCCAAGCTGACGAGATTCATACCGCCGAAGGCCAGGCAGTGGACCCGGCTGCCAGCGGCAGGCAAACGCTCGACCGTAGCTCGGACATCCCTGGCTTTGCGGTCGGAGCCAACTATCACATTCACATCGATCTGCCTGAGTCACCCTGCCACAGTGACGGCATGCCACAGTGACGTAGTACGCCATCTGGGTACACTGCAGATGGTCATCACTGTGAGCTTTCTGCTTCCATAGCACGCTTTGCCGGCATGTTGTCCTCCAGCAGCATCGCCGGCTTCTTCTTTTTTCATCTGCTACTGCCCACGGTAGCGTTTCCCCCATCCCTCTGCTCTGTGCTGACCAGCATTGAGGATTGTCCTACAAGTTATGCGAATTTCTAACTCAGGACACTCGGAGATAGTCTCGTATACTCGGCTCAATCCACCCCCAACGCCTTGAACACCGCATCCACCGGGTCAGCATAGAAGCTGGTCTGGAACTTGGTGAACAGCTCTGGCGGGATGGTCGGGATGTCCATGGCGCTGTTCATCGGCAGGGCTACGCGCTTGCCGCCGGCGTCGAAGGTGACCTGAAGGCATTCGGCGATGCTTTCAACCGGGGTGATGTTGCCGCCCAAGCTCATATCGCCCAGCACCACCATCTGGCTCTGAACCGGCCGCCCCAAGAGGCCGGAGGCGAAGGCCACCAAGCTGGGTAGGGCCATGTGAGTCAGCGGGCCGGTGTTCTGCAGCTCGACCACGTGCAGGTGGAAGTCGTGATCTAGGACCTTGGCTGAGGCGCTGATGCGCGTCGCGTTGGCCTTGAAGTAGTCGAAGGCGATCTTTACCTGCTCCTTGGTGGTGCTGGAATTCCACAGGCCGGAAGTGGCCAGCTTGCCGGTACCTTTGGTGACCTGCAGCTCCAGGCGGTACAGCCCGGGCATGCCCTTGCCGCTCAGGCCGATGGTGTGAATGAAACCGGGCTTGCTCTGACCTTCAGAGATAAGCGCACCGCCGCCTTGCTCCTTCACGGTGACGAAGTGCTCTTCCAGGGATTCGTTGTCGATGTAGCTGAAGTGCACATCGTAGAACTCCATGCCGCCGATCTTCTTCAACTGCTCCTTCACCCGACGGCGCACCTGCAGGGCGTACTCCAGGCACTGGCGCACATCCTCCTTGGTGAACTGGTCATGCGGGTACAGCAACTTGAGCAGTCCGGACACCGTCTTGCGCACGGCGATCACATCACGCTGGTTGAGGTTGTTACCCAGCTTGAAATGCTTGTCGATAGCGTCGGCGAAGCTGCGCTTGCGCATCTCGCGAAAGAACTCCGCCAGGTAGTCGACGATCAGCCCGTACTTGTTGGTGAAGTACTCCGGACGCATCTTCGGAATCTCCCAGCCAGGGATGTAAGCGTGGAAGCGATCGAAGAAGGCCGAATCGATCATCTGCTCGGGGAAAGGGGCCAGGAGATGGCTGGTTTTTACCAGGGACTCGATGCTCTGATTGATGTTGCCGACAAAGACCATGGAGGCTGAGGCCTCCATCTGCTCACGGCCGCGCCCGAAAGATCCGGAGGCCATATAGTCCTTCATGATCTGCACGCCGTCCTTGTCCTTGAAGTTGATGCCTGCGACTTCGTCGAAGGCAACCACATCCCAAAGCCCCACCAGGCCAATGCGCCGGCTGCTCATGTTGTAGAACAGGTTGGCCACCGTGGTCTGCCCGCCGGAGACCAGCATGCTGTTGGGCGAGCATTCCTTGTAGATATGGCTCTTGCCGGTACCGCGCGGTCCCAGCTCGCAGACGTTGTAGTTGTTCTCGACGAAGGGAATCATGCGGGCCAGCAGGTGCCACTGCACGGATTCGTCCAGGGTCGAGGGTTCCATGCCGATCGAGCGGATCAGGGCCTCGCGCCATTGCACGGTGCTGAAATGGGCGCGGCCGTCGAACAGCTCCTGCAGGTTCATATTTGGCATCTGGATCGGCTTTAGGAGGGTCACGCCGAACGGCGATCCGCTTTGGCCTTCCTCGTGGTAGTAGCTCAGGGTCGCGATGACCCAGATGCCACCCACCAGCAGTTTTTCGTACTCTTTGACGATGCTGGCCGAGATCTCCGCATCCTTGATGCCGAGGTTGCTGAATGAAGCTTCATAGCGGTCCTTCTTTTCGTTGAGGCGCACGGTCACCCGGTCGATCACCTTGTAGGTGCCACGCTCGCGCACCAGGGATTTGACCTTCTCGGCCTCGTCTGGGCGCACATAGTTTTCGGCCAGCACAGTCTTGACGTTGCGCAGCCCCTGCTCGATGACCCCGGGATCGTCCGAGGCGCAGTACATGCCCAGCAGGTATTCAAGCACGTAGACCGGGACGTTGGCGCCTTCCTTGATCAGCTTGGTCAGATCCTTGCGCACCACGCGCCCGGCGAAGTGCTCGTTGAGCAACTGGTCGAGGTCTTTATCCAGTTCGATATCCATCTAGTCTCGTGCTCTCAAAAGAAGTCGTCAGTGAAGGCCAGGTCGATGGTGACGCGGTAGCGCTCCAGCTCGGTGTTCAGATCCTTGTCGCGAAGGATCAGGAAGTAATCCTTCTTGCGGTCGAAATCGCTGCCCAGCAGCGACAGGCGCACCTGCTTGAGCCGTTCGGTCATCGAGTCGGTCGCGCAGTCGAAGGTCACCAGCTCCTCGCTGGATACCGCCTGGTCGCCCTCGTAAATGGCAACGGCGACGGTGACCGGCAGCACCTGCTCGCTGATTGCCTCGGTCTGGATCAGGTCGAAACGCTGGATATTGGTGACCATCTTCAGCGCCGACTTCGGCGAGATGACGCCGACCTTGCGCTTGGTGCGCTTCTCGGCCTTCGCGCCGCGGAGCTGGTTGACAGTCAACACCGGAACCACGATCTCCTGGGGCATTGCACCACCGTGCACGAAGCGCGAGCCTCCGACGAAGTGGAGCCGATTGGCTCCCTTGGGGATCCAGAATTGCGTGTCGGATGTCGTCCCCGCCGTCTGCTTCGTCGAGCCCTGCCAAACGTCCTTGGTCGTCGGCAGACTATGGCCGAGCACGTAGCGCTTCTTGCTCTTGAACGCCGTCTCCGGTTTATCCACTAATGCGGTACGGTCGGCCTCCTCCAGCTTGCTCTGCTGGAACAGGAAGCCGTGATCGGCGGTGATCAGCACCGTGCTGGTGTTGAAGTGCATGAGGATCTTGCGGGTCAACTCGGTGAGTTCCTCGATGGCAAATTCGACGTGGTGGAAGGTGTCCGACTCGGAGCCGCCGCCCTTGTCGCTGCGGTCGTCGATCACGTTGTGGTAGACGTAGACCAGTTGCTGATCCTTGAGCACTTCGCGCCCGGCCTCTCGCGACCACTCCTTGACCTGCTGGGCGGTTACCGCAATGCCGTGATACCGAGCCAAAATCTTGTCGCGCAGCGCCGTCCCGTTGGTGGCCTGATCATCCACGAACAGCGTGTCGCCGCTGCCCTCGCGGTACTCCAGGTTCTTGTGCGGCAGCA
This genomic interval from Azotobacter salinestris contains the following:
- a CDS encoding TrbI/VirB10 family protein, which gives rise to MQNLQSVFENLTPTAKRTLAIGGTVAVVGTLVAVAMSAANPDSSARSAPSKPRVEAILTDDDPRSMGLDALVTQIQNLQKSQYRMEQAMGLREKEKQDDRTQQHVNELEKELKELRNSLAQLERRSEASEARSEEAPPGSSLADESYAPARRTPFVSRATSSPAALSQVYADMPAPTAVGVPGHSGSGEAAAPKIRTIRSGSNAKDAGKDKLPKAVTVSLPAGAILSGVLVTGMDAPTGSKAQKDPYPSLVRIKSEAILPNRFRADFRECFVIAAGWGERSSERAYMRAERLSCVRNDGAVLETTLDAYVTGEDGKAGIRGRLVSKQGQLLSRALLAGFAEGISSAFDVRQVPSISVTRGGDGDSGKVSSPVYEQALDANAMQGAAVRGVGSALERLADYYMDMAEEMFPVIEIDAMREVNFIIKKGLSAQFDESTLKLSSAK
- the traV gene encoding type IV conjugative transfer system lipoprotein TraV, whose amino-acid sequence is MTQKIVVLLALVGAITGCSSLKIGEEEYSCKGMPEGATCMSAREVYAATDGGAYKTVLRQEQDKGTAKKGKDKEKEGKEGEPETRVLFAEGADNTPLPMRVRSPLPIRSQAVVMRIAVDPWEDDNGDLYVPGFVYTEIEARRWEIGTRNPQVIPSLRPLSVQK
- the brxL gene encoding protease Lon-related BREX system protein BrxL → MDIELDKDLDQLLNEHFAGRVVRKDLTKLIKEGANVPVYVLEYLLGMYCASDDPGVIEQGLRNVKTVLAENYVRPDEAEKVKSLVRERGTYKVIDRVTVRLNEKKDRYEASFSNLGIKDAEISASIVKEYEKLLVGGIWVIATLSYYHEEGQSGSPFGVTLLKPIQMPNMNLQELFDGRAHFSTVQWREALIRSIGMEPSTLDESVQWHLLARMIPFVENNYNVCELGPRGTGKSHIYKECSPNSMLVSGGQTTVANLFYNMSSRRIGLVGLWDVVAFDEVAGINFKDKDGVQIMKDYMASGSFGRGREQMEASASMVFVGNINQSIESLVKTSHLLAPFPEQMIDSAFFDRFHAYIPGWEIPKMRPEYFTNKYGLIVDYLAEFFREMRKRSFADAIDKHFKLGNNLNQRDVIAVRKTVSGLLKLLYPHDQFTKEDVRQCLEYALQVRRRVKEQLKKIGGMEFYDVHFSYIDNESLEEHFVTVKEQGGGALISEGQSKPGFIHTIGLSGKGMPGLYRLELQVTKGTGKLATSGLWNSSTTKEQVKIAFDYFKANATRISASAKVLDHDFHLHVVELQNTGPLTHMALPSLVAFASGLLGRPVQSQMVVLGDMSLGGNITPVESIAECLQVTFDAGGKRVALPMNSAMDIPTIPPELFTKFQTSFYADPVDAVFKALGVD